CCGATGGAGGACGACCTGTGAGCGAGCGACTGGTCCCGACCCCGGGACAGACCGTGGGGCCGTTCTTCGGCTACGCCCTGCCCTTCGAGGGCGGCGAGCGGCTGGTGCCGGCGAGCCACCCCGGCGCCGTGCGGCTGCGCGGCACCGTCCTCGACGGGGCCGGCGACCCCGTGCCCGACGCGCTGCTCGAGATCTGGCAGGCCGACGAGCAGGGCCGCGCACCGCGGCGCGAGGGCTCCTGGCACCGCGACCCCTTCGAGTTCACCGGCTTCGGCCGCACCCCGGTCGACCCCGCGGGCCGGTACGCCTTCACGACCGTCGTGCCGGGGGCCGCCGAGCCCGGTCGCGCCCCCTTCGTCGCGATGACCGTCTTCGCCCGCGGCCTGCTCGACCGGCTGCTGACGCGGGTCTACCTGCCCCTCGACGAGGACGTCCTGGCCGCCGACCCCTTC
This genomic interval from Nocardioides scoriae contains the following:
- the pcaG gene encoding protocatechuate 3,4-dioxygenase subunit alpha; amino-acid sequence: MSERLVPTPGQTVGPFFGYALPFEGGERLVPASHPGAVRLRGTVLDGAGDPVPDALLEIWQADEQGRAPRREGSWHRDPFEFTGFGRTPVDPAGRYAFTTVVPGAAEPGRAPFVAMTVFARGLLDRLLTRVYLPLDEDVLAADPFLASLPEDRRRTLVAGRDEHGFVFDVHLQGEHETVFLDFEPATGDR